In Deinococcus maricopensis DSM 21211, one genomic interval encodes:
- a CDS encoding cellulose binding domain-containing protein, producing the protein MQGTHHARTLFGLTTTALTLALTLAACAQSPGTPGTSALHAQATSATATFSTSSSWDGGFNGVITLSNPTSTPLTTWTLKFKFNGAASTTSVWGAGGSVTTASDGTVTITPNTWGGSTIPANGSVTVNYGGSGTYSGVNTCTLNGAPCSGGTTPPRAGTPPRPPSA; encoded by the coding sequence ATGCAAGGAACGCACCACGCCCGCACGCTGTTCGGCCTCACCACGACAGCCCTGACGCTCGCGCTGACCCTGGCGGCATGCGCCCAGAGCCCCGGCACGCCGGGCACCAGCGCCCTGCACGCGCAGGCGACGAGCGCGACAGCGACCTTCAGCACCAGCAGCAGCTGGGACGGCGGCTTCAACGGCGTCATCACGCTCAGCAACCCCACCAGCACGCCCCTCACCACCTGGACCCTGAAGTTCAAATTCAACGGCGCCGCCAGCACCACCAGCGTCTGGGGCGCCGGCGGCAGCGTCACCACTGCCAGCGACGGCACCGTCACCATCACCCCCAACACCTGGGGCGGCAGCACCATCCCCGCGAACGGCAGCGTCACCGTGAACTACGGCGGCAGCGGCACGTACAGCGGCGTGAACACCTGCACCCTCAACGGCGCCCCCTGCAGCGGCGGCACCACCCCACCCCGGGCGGGGACACCACCGCGCCCACCGTCAGCCTGA
- a CDS encoding glycosyl hydrolase family 18 protein, with amino-acid sequence MTLTATAADNVGVSKVEFYRGTTLLATDTSSPYSATDAFSSSAQNGSYSYTAKAYDAAGNTRTSAAAPVTVNLTSTPTPTPTTGYKRVGYFAQWGIYGRNFTLKNVETSGAAATLTHINYAFGGITDDGSCTVTAPGISDSFADYTKAFDAASSVSGTGDTWDQTLRGNFNQLKQLKAKHPGLKALISLGGWTWSKNFSNVALTDAARKKFVSSCIDLYIKGNLPSTDGAGGPGSALGVFDGIDIDWEYPASEGNTGNIVRPEDTRNFTLLLEEFRRQLDALSPGKYLLTAALPSAPSKIAKLEVANISKVLDIMNLMTYDFRGAWAATGPTNFHSNLYPDPNGPGSGEEKSYSVDGAVNAYLSAGAPAAKLVMGIPYYGRGWKGVTNAGNGLYQAATGAAQGTYEPGFDDFKVLKNAPGTVYYHPTTKQAWKFDGSTFWSYDDPTVIASKVAYIKQKGLGGSMAWSLDGDDAQATLSKAIYNGLK; translated from the coding sequence GTGACCCTCACGGCCACCGCCGCAGACAACGTGGGGGTCAGCAAGGTGGAGTTCTACCGCGGGACGACGCTGCTGGCCACCGACACCAGCAGCCCGTACAGCGCCACGGACGCATTCAGCAGCAGCGCCCAGAACGGCAGCTACAGCTACACCGCCAAAGCCTACGACGCCGCCGGCAACACCCGAACCTCCGCCGCCGCCCCCGTCACCGTCAACCTCACCTCCACCCCCACCCCCACGCCCACGACCGGCTACAAACGCGTCGGGTACTTCGCGCAGTGGGGCATCTACGGCCGGAATTTCACGCTCAAAAACGTCGAAACCAGCGGCGCCGCCGCCACCCTCACGCACATCAACTACGCTTTCGGCGGCATCACCGACGACGGCAGCTGCACCGTCACTGCCCCCGGCATCAGCGACAGCTTCGCCGACTACACCAAAGCCTTCGACGCCGCCAGCAGCGTCAGCGGCACCGGCGACACCTGGGACCAGACGCTGCGCGGCAACTTCAACCAGCTCAAGCAGCTCAAAGCCAAACACCCCGGCCTCAAGGCGCTCATCTCGCTCGGCGGGTGGACGTGGTCGAAGAACTTCAGCAACGTCGCCCTCACCGACGCCGCCCGCAAGAAGTTCGTCTCCTCCTGCATCGACCTCTACATCAAGGGGAACCTCCCCAGCACCGACGGCGCCGGCGGCCCCGGCAGCGCGCTGGGCGTGTTCGACGGCATCGACATCGACTGGGAATACCCCGCCAGCGAAGGCAACACCGGCAACATCGTCCGCCCCGAGGACACCCGCAACTTCACGCTGCTCCTCGAGGAGTTCCGCCGTCAGCTCGACGCCCTCAGCCCCGGCAAGTACCTGCTGACCGCCGCGCTGCCCAGCGCGCCCAGCAAGATCGCCAAGCTGGAAGTCGCGAACATCAGCAAGGTCCTCGACATCATGAACCTGATGACGTACGACTTCCGCGGCGCGTGGGCCGCCACCGGCCCCACGAACTTCCACAGCAACCTGTACCCCGACCCGAACGGCCCCGGCAGCGGCGAGGAGAAGAGCTACAGCGTAGACGGCGCCGTGAACGCCTACCTGAGCGCCGGCGCGCCCGCCGCGAAACTCGTCATGGGCATCCCGTACTACGGGCGCGGCTGGAAGGGCGTCACGAACGCCGGCAACGGCCTGTACCAGGCCGCGACCGGCGCCGCGCAGGGCACGTACGAACCCGGCTTCGACGACTTCAAGGTCCTCAAGAACGCCCCCGGCACCGTGTACTACCACCCCACCACCAAGCAGGCGTGGAAGTTCGACGGCAGCACCTTCTGGAGCTACGACGACCCGACCGTTATCGCCAGCAAAGTCGCGTACATCAAACAGAAGGGCCTCGGCGGCAGCATGGCCTGGAGCCTCGACGGTGACGACGCGCAGGCCACCCTCAGCAAGGCCATCTACAACGGC